A stretch of Myxococcota bacterium DNA encodes these proteins:
- a CDS encoding cobalamin-independent methionine synthase II family protein: MKRSEDRMLITHAGSLPRPEALNALHAKKSRGEPVDPAELARLSRAATEAVVARQLEVGIDVGNDGEQSRGSFFTHVTERMTGFGGKSQRPFMRDLTAYPSFLRLKAPDFARDMVNLLTAPQAVGPVESLGGGECAAECAALAELLAGQPRRFAECFVTAPSPGIVAAALGNAHYPTLEAYVDAVARALRPEYEAIARAGFVLQIDAPDLAMERHTLFADRPLGDFLSFVSHVVEATNQALANVPREQVRLHVCWGNYEGPHTHDVDLAPLLPLVTRAKVGALVLSMANPRHAHEHRVLRDHPLPADWNLVAGVIDTTTNYVEHPEVVAERIERAAEAVGDPRRVLAGTDCGFATAAGLGEVAEEIVWEKLRSLRAGADLASKRLIG; the protein is encoded by the coding sequence GTGAAGCGCAGCGAAGATCGCATGCTCATCACGCACGCCGGCAGCCTGCCCCGGCCCGAAGCGCTGAACGCGCTGCACGCGAAGAAGAGCCGCGGCGAGCCGGTCGATCCGGCCGAGCTCGCGCGGCTGTCGCGCGCCGCCACCGAGGCCGTGGTCGCGCGCCAGCTCGAGGTCGGGATCGACGTGGGCAACGACGGCGAGCAGTCGCGCGGCAGCTTCTTCACGCACGTGACCGAGCGCATGACGGGCTTCGGCGGGAAGTCGCAGCGGCCGTTCATGCGCGACCTGACGGCCTACCCGAGCTTCCTGCGCCTCAAGGCGCCGGATTTCGCGCGCGACATGGTGAACCTGCTGACCGCGCCGCAGGCCGTGGGTCCGGTCGAGTCACTGGGCGGAGGCGAGTGCGCGGCGGAGTGCGCGGCGCTGGCGGAGCTCCTCGCCGGGCAGCCGCGCCGCTTCGCGGAGTGCTTCGTGACCGCGCCCTCGCCGGGCATCGTGGCCGCGGCGCTGGGCAATGCGCACTACCCGACGCTCGAGGCCTACGTCGACGCCGTGGCGCGCGCGCTGCGCCCCGAGTACGAGGCCATCGCGCGCGCCGGCTTCGTGCTGCAGATCGACGCGCCGGACCTGGCGATGGAGCGCCACACGCTGTTCGCCGACCGGCCGCTGGGCGACTTCCTCTCCTTCGTGAGTCATGTGGTCGAGGCCACGAACCAGGCGCTGGCGAACGTGCCGCGCGAGCAGGTGCGGCTGCACGTGTGCTGGGGCAACTACGAGGGCCCGCACACTCACGACGTGGATCTGGCGCCCTTGCTTCCACTGGTGACTCGCGCCAAGGTCGGCGCGCTCGTGCTCTCCATGGCCAACCCGCGACACGCCCACGAGCACCGCGTGCTGCGCGACCACCCGCTGCCGGCCGACTGGAACCTGGTGGCGGGAGTCATCGACACCACGACCAACTACGTCGAGCACCCCGAGGTCGTGGCCGAGCGCATCGAGCGCGCGGCCGAGGCCGTGGGTGACCCGCGCCGCGTTCTGGCCGGCACGGATTGTGGCTTCGCGACCGCGGCGGGCCTGGGCGAGGTGGCGGAAGAGATCGTGTGGGAGAAGCTGCGCAGCCTGCGCGCGGGAGCGGACCTGGCGAGCAAGCGACTGATCGGGTAG
- the ccmD gene encoding heme exporter protein CcmD: MPWVIAAYAVTGVVLVGYILYLRAARGAALRDQQRRS; encoded by the coding sequence ATGCCCTGGGTGATCGCCGCCTACGCCGTCACCGGCGTCGTGCTCGTCGGGTACATCCTGTACCTGCGCGCCGCGCGGGGCGCAGCGCTGCGCGATCAACAGCGCCGCAGTTGA
- a CDS encoding VOC family protein encodes MIKTRGIYHLHLHVRDLDRSLRFYTGAFGMKELFRDGPTMVFLQTPGSKDLLTLNGDPAESRAAGAPAGIDHFGFELAPGQSLDDAIVEIEKHGGKLLRRSGPTGRQYAYLHDPDGYTIEI; translated from the coding sequence GTGATCAAGACCCGCGGGATCTATCACCTGCACCTGCACGTGAGAGATCTCGACCGGTCACTCCGCTTCTATACCGGCGCCTTCGGCATGAAGGAGCTGTTCCGCGATGGGCCTACCATGGTCTTCCTGCAGACCCCGGGCTCCAAGGACCTGCTCACGCTGAACGGTGACCCGGCCGAGTCACGCGCGGCGGGCGCGCCGGCGGGCATCGATCACTTCGGCTTCGAGCTCGCTCCCGGCCAGAGCCTGGACGACGCGATCGTGGAGATCGAGAAGCACGGCGGGAAGCTGCTGCGCCGCAGCGGCCCGACGGGGCGGCAGTACGCGTACCTCCACGATCCCGACGGCTACACGATCGAGATCTAG
- a CDS encoding cytochrome c maturation protein CcmE, with protein sequence MVSKGVQIALAALSVFAGVVIVLTLGASGEGTFRYYADLGQFAAAPSSETAQAVRVHGFVAAGSIAKDLAAGHVDFTVEDKAKQHTLAVRYLGIDVPDMFKDGAEVVVEGKYQSGLFLAERVMAKCPSKYEAKTGEKT encoded by the coding sequence ATGGTGAGCAAGGGTGTGCAGATCGCGCTCGCTGCGCTGTCGGTATTCGCCGGCGTGGTGATCGTGCTCACTCTCGGCGCCTCCGGCGAGGGTACCTTCCGCTACTACGCAGATCTGGGCCAGTTCGCGGCCGCGCCCTCGAGTGAGACCGCGCAGGCGGTGCGCGTGCACGGCTTCGTCGCCGCGGGCTCGATCGCGAAGGATCTCGCCGCCGGCCACGTGGACTTCACCGTCGAGGACAAGGCCAAGCAGCACACGCTCGCGGTGCGCTATCTCGGCATCGACGTGCCCGACATGTTCAAGGACGGCGCCGAGGTCGTGGTCGAGGGCAAATACCAGTCGGGGCTCTTCCTGGCCGAGCGCGTGATGGCGAAGTGTCCCTCGAAGTACGAGGCGAAGACCGGCGAGAAGACCTGA
- a CDS encoding heme exporter protein CcmB gives MSGPRVFLEVFRKDLRLDLRSRDRLGHMAVFAFLVVTLLSIVVPVSKAERLSWSPALLWVVMLFTSLLGLGRTFQSETEEGAMELLVQAPVDRGWVFFGKALASLVALFAVELWTAVLFTVFLDVDWSAGLWGCAGAGVLGAVGLAAAGTLLSAIASGARFREFLFPVLLFPLVLPDLVFASRITADSLAGSEIAGVSWAIFLLYDWVFVLIGFFAFDFVLED, from the coding sequence GTGAGCGGGCCGCGCGTGTTCCTCGAGGTGTTTCGCAAGGACCTGCGGCTCGACCTGCGCAGCCGCGACCGGCTGGGTCACATGGCCGTGTTCGCGTTCCTGGTCGTGACCCTGCTCTCGATCGTGGTCCCGGTCTCGAAGGCGGAGCGGCTGTCGTGGAGCCCGGCGCTGCTCTGGGTGGTGATGCTGTTCACGTCGCTGCTCGGGCTCGGGCGCACGTTCCAGTCCGAGACCGAGGAAGGGGCGATGGAGCTGCTCGTGCAAGCGCCCGTCGACCGCGGCTGGGTGTTCTTCGGGAAGGCGCTGGCCAGCCTGGTGGCGCTGTTCGCGGTCGAGCTCTGGACCGCGGTGCTGTTCACCGTGTTCCTCGACGTCGACTGGAGCGCGGGGCTCTGGGGCTGCGCCGGCGCGGGCGTGCTCGGCGCGGTCGGGCTCGCAGCCGCCGGCACCCTGCTCTCGGCGATCGCATCCGGCGCGCGCTTCCGCGAGTTCCTGTTCCCGGTGCTGCTCTTCCCGCTGGTGCTTCCCGACCTGGTCTTCGCGTCGCGCATCACGGCGGATTCGCTGGCGGGGAGCGAGATTGCGGGCGTGTCCTGGGCGATCTTTCTCTTATACGACTGGGTATTCGTGCTGATAGGCTTCTTCGCCTTCGACTTCGTACTGGAGGACTGA
- the ccmA gene encoding heme ABC exporter ATP-binding protein CcmA — protein MNALDAIGVVKQYGPVRALDGIDLSLAPGTIALLRGPNGAGKSTLLRVLGALTRPTRGSVRVLGRDPFRSADAAVRARVGFLGQSAALYGELTVEENLRFAAGLRGADGAQVARALDAFSLGDLRDRRARTLSQGFRRRVGLARALLGEPALLLLDEPWNGLDADSAATLSRLLESLRARGVAVLVASHATAELPKLDREWLLEGGRLR, from the coding sequence GTGAACGCGCTCGACGCCATCGGCGTCGTGAAGCAATACGGTCCGGTGCGCGCGCTCGACGGGATCGATCTGTCGCTCGCGCCCGGCACGATCGCGCTCCTGCGCGGGCCGAACGGCGCGGGCAAGAGCACGCTCCTGCGCGTGCTCGGCGCGCTCACCCGCCCCACGCGCGGCAGCGTGCGCGTGCTGGGCCGCGACCCGTTCCGCTCGGCCGACGCGGCGGTGCGCGCGCGCGTCGGCTTTCTGGGCCAGAGCGCCGCGCTCTACGGCGAGCTCACGGTCGAGGAGAACCTGCGCTTCGCCGCAGGGCTTCGCGGCGCCGACGGCGCGCAGGTCGCGCGCGCGCTCGACGCGTTCTCGCTCGGCGACCTGCGCGACCGGCGTGCGCGCACGCTCTCGCAGGGCTTCCGGCGGCGCGTGGGCCTGGCCCGCGCCCTGCTCGGCGAGCCAGCGCTGCTCTTGCTCGACGAGCCCTGGAACGGCCTCGACGCGGACTCGGCCGCAACGCTCTCGCGCCTGCTCGAGTCGCTGCGCGCGCGCGGCGTCGCGGTGCTCGTCGCCAGTCACGCCACGGCGGAGCTGCCGAAGCTCGACCGCGAGTGGCTGCTCGAGGGAGGGCGGCTGCGGTGA
- a CDS encoding SDR family NAD(P)-dependent oxidoreductase: protein MAKRLELRGRSVLLTGASRGIGLAIARALAARGARLALAARRSLDLEKVAAELRASGAEAHALPLDLCDDASVARGVERARELLGGIEVLVNDAGVAHQAPFLELDPACVREEIELNYLGAVRTVRAVLPEMLARGSGTILNVSSVLGCVAGPSVATYSASKAALDAFTFALRGELASRGVRVVLLVAPHTATEAGRSVRFDGVPMSQPALVARHALRALERGPRRSFSGVGNRLLVAVSRLSPRLADRLMANTTRAVLQRASSPRM, encoded by the coding sequence ATGGCGAAGAGACTCGAGCTGCGGGGAAGATCAGTGCTGCTCACGGGGGCGTCGCGGGGCATCGGGCTTGCGATCGCGCGGGCGCTGGCGGCGCGCGGGGCGCGCCTGGCGCTGGCGGCGCGCCGGTCGCTCGACCTGGAGAAAGTGGCCGCGGAGCTGCGCGCGTCCGGCGCAGAGGCGCACGCGCTGCCCCTGGACTTGTGCGACGACGCCTCGGTGGCGCGCGGGGTCGAGCGCGCGCGGGAGCTCCTGGGCGGGATCGAGGTGCTGGTGAACGACGCGGGGGTGGCCCACCAGGCGCCCTTCCTCGAGCTCGACCCGGCCTGCGTGCGCGAGGAGATCGAGCTCAACTACCTGGGCGCCGTGCGCACGGTGCGCGCCGTGCTGCCCGAGATGCTGGCGCGCGGCAGCGGCACGATCCTGAACGTGTCGTCGGTGCTCGGCTGCGTGGCGGGGCCGTCGGTGGCGACTTACTCGGCCTCGAAGGCGGCGCTCGACGCGTTCACGTTCGCGCTGCGCGGCGAGCTCGCGTCGCGCGGCGTGCGCGTGGTGCTGTTGGTCGCGCCGCACACCGCGACCGAGGCCGGACGCTCGGTGCGCTTCGACGGCGTGCCGATGTCGCAGCCCGCGCTCGTGGCGCGCCACGCGCTGCGCGCGCTCGAGCGCGGGCCGCGGCGCTCGTTCTCGGGCGTCGGCAACCGCCTGCTCGTGGCGGTGAGTCGTCTCTCGCCTCGCCTGGCCGATCGGCTGATGGCGAACACCACGCGGGCCGTCCTTCAACGCGCGAGCTCCCCGCGCATGTAG
- a CDS encoding carboxypeptidase-like regulatory domain-containing protein has product MTLRAALIGLVLLACAAAADAATLEGRVTHPTRPNAGAKLLIEVLGLDKEENPISRSTTSDATGHYRFDNLPSPAAYLVRAHYDGLAFPGGSAAFRSGDPAQKQTLDFQVYDQTTDGSKLKLTSLQWVIGRSAGVWRIQQSATIANPSQEVVLVPPPQPAPVTVGVAPGHGPLDTMMGRLPEGVQAQNATAEIRGPVFPGEQGFLFQVEYDLEQKGDLATEIAVPTGVEDLTVYVQDFGIDVDAGDLHPARPARQDDQIYQAFLGFDVPPGARLPLHVRVLPPASPLPQSLVILLAALGAGALLYYVGAPLVRDALVRAPRPDESLEPESPAKAALAAALRDLEHDFETGKLSIEDRERLRTDLRREALAALVRERGASHSAPPEPAAPAAACSCGRMPSAGDRFCAACGRPL; this is encoded by the coding sequence ATGACCCTGCGCGCGGCACTGATCGGGCTCGTGCTCCTGGCCTGCGCCGCGGCCGCGGACGCCGCCACGCTCGAAGGCCGGGTCACCCATCCCACCCGGCCCAACGCGGGCGCGAAGCTCCTGATCGAGGTGCTCGGGCTCGACAAGGAGGAGAACCCGATCTCGCGCAGCACCACCAGCGACGCGACGGGTCACTACCGCTTCGACAACCTGCCCTCGCCCGCGGCCTATCTCGTGCGCGCGCACTACGACGGGCTGGCGTTCCCGGGCGGCAGCGCGGCGTTCCGCAGCGGCGACCCGGCGCAGAAGCAGACGCTCGACTTCCAGGTCTACGACCAGACCACGGACGGCTCGAAGCTCAAGCTCACCTCGCTGCAGTGGGTGATCGGCCGCAGCGCGGGCGTGTGGCGCATCCAGCAGAGCGCGACGATCGCGAACCCGAGTCAGGAAGTCGTGCTCGTGCCGCCGCCCCAGCCTGCGCCGGTGACCGTGGGCGTCGCGCCGGGTCACGGCCCGCTCGACACCATGATGGGCCGGCTGCCCGAGGGCGTGCAGGCGCAGAACGCGACGGCCGAGATCCGCGGGCCGGTGTTTCCGGGCGAGCAGGGCTTTCTGTTCCAGGTCGAGTACGACCTCGAGCAGAAGGGCGATCTCGCGACCGAGATCGCCGTGCCGACGGGCGTCGAGGACCTGACCGTGTACGTGCAGGACTTCGGGATCGACGTCGACGCGGGCGATCTGCACCCCGCGCGCCCCGCGCGCCAGGACGACCAGATCTACCAGGCGTTCCTCGGCTTCGACGTGCCGCCGGGCGCACGCCTGCCGCTGCACGTGCGCGTGCTGCCGCCCGCGAGCCCGCTGCCCCAGTCACTCGTGATCCTGCTGGCGGCGCTGGGCGCGGGCGCCCTGCTCTACTACGTGGGCGCGCCGCTGGTGCGCGATGCGCTGGTGCGCGCTCCGCGCCCCGACGAGTCACTCGAGCCCGAGAGCCCGGCCAAGGCGGCGCTGGCCGCGGCGCTGCGCGACCTGGAGCACGACTTCGAGACGGGCAAGCTCTCGATCGAGGACCGCGAGCGGCTGCGCACCGACCTGCGGCGCGAGGCGCTGGCCGCGCTGGTGCGCGAGCGCGGCGCGAGTCACTCGGCGCCGCCCGAGCCGGCCGCGCCGGCCGCCGCGTGCAGCTGCGGGCGCATGCCCTCGGCGGGCGACCGCTTCTGCGCCGCCTGCGGAAGACCGCTGTGA
- a CDS encoding heme lyase CcmF/NrfE family subunit, whose amino-acid sequence MLVTLGQIALPLAVFFAAFALVTAVIGGLREAQPWVRTSERAVIGVFILLVLAMAGVEAALIGDRFDLQFVQQISAREQPLLFKMALWGGQAGSLLLWTFMLGLMSFLVVVQNRNRNRRLMPWVVAVMMINILFFGSIVSFVTSPYAALPPGQSWSSGQGMNPLLQHPVMLIHPPILYTGFIGFSVPFAFAAAALITGELGTTWFETTRRWYLTAWFFLGCGLMLGGRWAYEVLGWGGYWGWDPVENSSLMPWLAGTAFLHSVMIQEKRGMYKIWNFALIGLAYALCVFGTFLTRSGVVQSVHAFANAGWFGKMFLAYVLLLALGYAALLIWRVPDLRSQVRLDSLVSREASFLLNNYAFLALLAIVFYGTIFPVVAQPILHAEIHYGPPFFQRLAGPVAIFLLFLTGVGPLIAWRRATWVNLRKSFVWPAAWSLLTAVVLLAAGMRRFYPIAFLSLNAFVLGTIAEEYGRGVRARMRHGESALTALVELLRRNQRRYGGYVVHVAVVLVFVGFAGATFNFDKTKLLSPGESWDLAGYTLQYRQARPVSNPHYAGAVARLALYHDGQPVAMLLPEKRMYFQQEQPTTIPAVSSSFTEDFYVILAGLEPDQRAAIKVYVNPLVNWIWIGGFMFVFGNMLLLWPLRGRETA is encoded by the coding sequence TTGCTCGTCACACTCGGACAGATCGCGCTCCCTCTCGCGGTGTTCTTCGCGGCGTTCGCGCTCGTGACTGCCGTGATCGGCGGGCTGCGCGAGGCGCAGCCATGGGTGCGCACCAGCGAGCGCGCCGTGATCGGGGTGTTCATCCTCCTGGTGCTCGCGATGGCCGGGGTGGAAGCGGCGCTGATCGGCGACCGCTTCGACCTGCAGTTCGTGCAGCAGATCTCGGCGCGCGAGCAGCCGCTCCTGTTCAAGATGGCGCTGTGGGGCGGCCAGGCCGGGTCACTGCTGCTCTGGACCTTCATGCTCGGCCTGATGAGCTTCCTGGTGGTCGTACAGAACCGCAACCGCAACCGCCGGCTCATGCCGTGGGTGGTCGCGGTGATGATGATCAACATCCTGTTCTTCGGATCGATCGTCTCGTTCGTGACCAGCCCCTACGCCGCGCTGCCGCCGGGTCAGTCGTGGTCGAGCGGACAGGGCATGAACCCGCTGTTGCAGCACCCGGTCATGCTGATCCACCCGCCGATCCTGTACACGGGCTTCATCGGCTTCTCGGTGCCGTTCGCGTTCGCGGCCGCGGCGCTGATCACCGGTGAGCTCGGCACGACCTGGTTCGAGACCACGCGCCGCTGGTATCTCACGGCCTGGTTCTTCCTGGGCTGCGGGCTCATGCTCGGCGGGCGCTGGGCGTACGAGGTGCTGGGCTGGGGCGGTTACTGGGGCTGGGACCCGGTCGAGAACTCGTCACTCATGCCGTGGCTCGCCGGCACGGCGTTCCTGCACTCGGTCATGATCCAAGAGAAGCGCGGCATGTACAAGATCTGGAACTTCGCGCTGATCGGGCTGGCCTACGCGCTGTGCGTGTTCGGCACGTTCCTGACCCGCAGCGGCGTGGTGCAGTCGGTGCACGCCTTTGCCAACGCGGGCTGGTTCGGGAAGATGTTCCTGGCCTACGTGCTGCTGCTGGCGCTCGGCTATGCGGCGCTCCTGATCTGGCGCGTGCCCGACCTGCGCAGCCAGGTGCGGCTCGACTCACTGGTGTCTCGCGAGGCCAGCTTCCTGCTCAACAACTACGCCTTCCTCGCGCTGCTCGCGATCGTGTTCTACGGCACGATCTTCCCGGTCGTCGCCCAGCCGATCCTGCACGCCGAGATCCACTACGGCCCGCCGTTCTTCCAGAGACTGGCCGGGCCGGTCGCGATCTTCCTGTTGTTCCTCACCGGGGTCGGGCCGCTGATCGCGTGGCGCCGCGCCACGTGGGTGAACCTGCGCAAGAGCTTCGTCTGGCCCGCCGCCTGGTCGCTGCTCACCGCCGTGGTGCTGCTGGCCGCGGGCATGCGCCGCTTCTACCCGATCGCGTTCCTGTCGCTGAACGCGTTCGTGCTGGGCACGATCGCCGAGGAGTACGGCCGCGGAGTGCGCGCGCGCATGCGCCACGGCGAGAGCGCACTCACTGCGCTAGTCGAGCTCCTGCGCCGCAACCAGCGCCGCTATGGCGGCTACGTGGTGCACGTGGCCGTGGTGCTGGTGTTCGTGGGCTTCGCGGGCGCGACCTTCAACTTCGACAAGACCAAGCTGCTCTCGCCCGGCGAGAGCTGGGACCTGGCCGGCTACACGCTGCAGTACCGGCAGGCGCGGCCGGTCTCGAACCCGCACTACGCGGGCGCGGTGGCGCGGCTCGCGCTGTATCACGACGGCCAGCCCGTCGCGATGCTGTTGCCCGAGAAGCGCATGTACTTCCAGCAGGAGCAGCCGACCACCATCCCCGCGGTCTCGTCGAGCTTCACCGAGGACTTCTACGTGATCCTCGCCGGGCTCGAGCCCGACCAGCGCGCCGCGATCAAGGTCTACGTGAATCCGCTGGTGAACTGGATCTGGATCGGCGGGTTCATGTTCGTGTTCGGCAACATGCTCCTGCTCTGGCCGCTGCGCGGACGAGAAACCGCCTGA
- a CDS encoding RIO1 family regulatory kinase/ATPase — MGSRLSGAQFTRGMLAEAEKAEVLAQFGGQGLVDDVLGVVGDGKEATVYLCAANESVGVEYLAAKVYRASKFRAFRGGRAYAGERTATRSGLASRVKRAIRTKTQVGMQMAHLEWVTWEWETLCRLHDAGADVPEPLAASDDAILMEFVGDGEGAAPQLRRVELGPDEAAKVLQRLLRNVEIFLELHLVHGDLSAYNVLWHGGKAWVIDVPQSLNLHTSPDGYEYLRRDVANLERYFARYGLRCGDFADKAWRRYMRGELAR, encoded by the coding sequence GTGGGCTCCCGCCTGTCGGGGGCCCAGTTCACGCGCGGCATGCTGGCCGAGGCCGAGAAGGCCGAAGTGCTCGCGCAGTTCGGGGGTCAGGGGCTGGTCGACGACGTGCTGGGCGTCGTCGGCGATGGCAAGGAAGCCACGGTCTACCTGTGTGCCGCCAACGAGTCGGTCGGGGTGGAGTATCTCGCGGCCAAGGTGTACCGCGCGTCGAAGTTTCGCGCGTTTCGCGGCGGACGGGCGTACGCGGGGGAGCGCACCGCGACGCGCTCCGGGCTCGCCTCGCGCGTGAAGCGGGCCATCCGCACCAAGACCCAGGTCGGCATGCAGATGGCGCACCTGGAGTGGGTCACCTGGGAGTGGGAGACGCTCTGCCGCCTGCACGACGCGGGGGCGGACGTTCCCGAGCCGCTCGCCGCGAGTGACGACGCGATCCTGATGGAGTTCGTGGGAGACGGGGAGGGCGCAGCGCCGCAGCTCCGGCGCGTCGAGCTCGGGCCCGACGAAGCCGCCAAGGTGCTCCAGCGCCTGCTGCGCAACGTGGAGATCTTCCTCGAGCTCCACCTGGTGCACGGTGACCTGTCCGCATACAACGTGCTGTGGCACGGCGGCAAGGCCTGGGTGATCGACGTGCCTCAGTCGCTGAACCTGCACACCAGCCCGGACGGCTACGAGTATCTGCGCCGCGACGTCGCGAACCTCGAGCGCTACTTCGCGCGCTACGGGCTGCGCTGCGGCGACTTCGCGGACAAGGCGTGGCGGCGCTACATGCGCGGGGAGCTCGCGCGTTGA
- a CDS encoding EamA family transporter, whose amino-acid sequence MSYRTEWICIILVGVFWGGYPLVARLSSFGGPFASLVLALLSCLPILAITAWVGDWTGPTRAQLWPVAIAGIMQGIGLVAFLRLATGKLEASVAIPISDVGMLIVTTLGAMLFFQESVTAQKLAGLALLFTGIWLLRPA is encoded by the coding sequence ATGAGCTACCGGACCGAGTGGATCTGTATCATCCTGGTCGGGGTCTTCTGGGGCGGGTATCCGCTCGTGGCCCGGCTGTCGAGCTTCGGGGGGCCGTTCGCGTCGCTCGTGCTGGCGCTCCTGTCGTGCCTGCCGATCCTCGCGATCACCGCCTGGGTCGGTGATTGGACGGGCCCTACGCGCGCGCAGCTCTGGCCGGTGGCGATCGCGGGCATCATGCAGGGCATCGGGCTGGTGGCGTTCCTGCGCCTGGCCACCGGCAAGCTCGAGGCGTCGGTCGCGATCCCGATCTCGGACGTGGGCATGCTGATCGTGACCACGCTGGGCGCCATGCTGTTCTTCCAGGAGTCAGTGACCGCCCAGAAGCTGGCCGGCCTGGCGCTGCTCTTCACGGGGATCTGGCTCCTGCGGCCCGCTTGA
- the yihA gene encoding ribosome biogenesis GTP-binding protein YihA/YsxC: MCVVAEGTLAGGAESEHDHHAGEYRQRSERDLHTLAHHASPCRRNPPQGRFAGPLNQSDERGRILHAELTADAADASAFPTDGLPEVAVLGRSNVGKSSLINRLVGRRGLARTSSTPGRTRRIHFYRVEERAYLVDLPGYGYASGSRAERAAFAPLVESYLTHHRGELRGALVLVDARRGVQEEERELARFLAAQQIPARVALTKCDKLGRSEVERARKALCESLKLAPEHVAAVSADKSTGLAPVASWLAEWTGLAWKRPDGMPWA; this comes from the coding sequence ATCTGCGTAGTAGCGGAAGGTACCCTCGCCGGAGGCGCCGAGAGTGAGCACGATCACCACGCCGGCGAATACCGACAGCGCAGCGAGCGCGATCTGCACACCCTTGCTCACCATGCCTCCCCGTGCCGCCGGAACCCGCCGCAGGGTAGATTCGCGGGCCCCCTAAATCAATCGGACGAACGAGGACGGATCCTGCACGCCGAGCTCACCGCCGACGCCGCCGACGCGAGCGCGTTCCCCACGGACGGCCTGCCCGAGGTCGCGGTGCTCGGGCGCTCGAACGTGGGCAAGTCGTCGCTCATCAACCGCCTGGTCGGACGGCGTGGCCTCGCGCGCACGAGCTCGACGCCGGGTCGCACGCGCCGCATCCACTTCTACCGGGTCGAGGAGCGCGCCTATCTCGTCGACCTGCCGGGCTACGGCTACGCCTCGGGCAGCCGCGCCGAGCGCGCGGCGTTCGCGCCGCTGGTCGAGTCCTACCTGACTCATCACCGCGGCGAGCTGCGCGGCGCGCTCGTGCTGGTCGACGCGCGGCGGGGCGTGCAGGAAGAGGAGCGCGAGCTCGCGCGCTTCCTCGCCGCCCAGCAGATCCCCGCGCGCGTGGCGCTCACCAAGTGCGACAAGCTCGGCCGCTCCGAGGTCGAGCGCGCGCGCAAGGCGCTGTGCGAGTCATTGAAGCTCGCGCCGGAGCACGTGGCGGCGGTCTCCGCGGACAAGAGCACGGGGCTCGCGCCCGTGGCGTCGTGGCTCGCCGAGTGGACCGGGCTCGCATGGAAGCGACCCGACGGGATGCCCTGGGCCTGA
- the ccsA gene encoding cytochrome c biogenesis protein CcsA: MVPAAITLSVVAALAWLLWLAADVPARIGSARWVGLASLALVPVWLLLVSYYAPIEAVQGIIQKIFYVHIPAIIPTYFGFVLSALGGVLYLRSREERWDTLAAAGAEVGVVFCTLMLLVGPIWAKPAWGQWWAWDLRLTMTLILWFIYVAYLFLRSFAFGSDTARTYTAVYGIAGVGAIPFVYFALDLAKGAAMHPVNPAREGLPPEMGQTVGVGMITFIWIFAWLVAKRCELGTLQARALASRLGAH; this comes from the coding sequence ATGGTCCCGGCTGCCATCACGCTGTCGGTCGTCGCCGCGCTGGCCTGGCTGTTGTGGCTCGCGGCCGACGTTCCGGCGCGCATCGGCAGCGCGCGCTGGGTCGGGCTCGCCTCGCTCGCGCTCGTGCCGGTGTGGCTCCTGCTCGTGTCGTACTACGCGCCGATCGAGGCCGTGCAGGGGATCATCCAGAAGATCTTCTACGTGCACATCCCGGCGATCATCCCGACCTACTTCGGGTTCGTGCTGTCGGCGCTGGGCGGAGTCCTCTACCTGCGTTCGCGCGAGGAGCGTTGGGACACGCTGGCCGCCGCGGGGGCCGAGGTCGGAGTGGTGTTCTGCACGCTCATGCTGCTGGTCGGCCCGATCTGGGCGAAGCCGGCGTGGGGCCAGTGGTGGGCCTGGGATCTGCGACTCACGATGACCCTCATCCTGTGGTTCATCTACGTCGCCTATCTGTTCCTGCGGAGCTTCGCTTTCGGCAGCGACACCGCGCGCACTTACACCGCGGTGTACGGGATCGCGGGCGTGGGAGCGATCCCCTTCGTGTACTTCGCGCTCGACCTGGCCAAGGGCGCCGCGATGCACCCAGTGAACCCGGCGCGCGAGGGCTTGCCGCCCGAGATGGGCCAGACCGTCGGTGTGGGGATGATCACCTTCATCTGGATCTTCGCCTGGCTGGTCGCCAAGCGCTGCGAGCTCGGCACGCTGCAGGCGCGGGCGCTCGCCAGCCGGCTGGGAGCCCACTGA